From the Niveibacterium microcysteis genome, the window TAGCCGGTGCCCAGTTCGTAGGACTCCACGCCCCAGTTGTGCGTGAGCTCGATCACCGCGCCCTCGCTCTCATCCTGATAGCCGATGAAGGCAAGGGTGAACTTGCCGTCGGGATAGTCGTTCCGGCGCAGCAGGCGCATGCCCAGCACTTCGGTGTAGAACTTGATCGAGCGGTCGAGATCGCCGACCCGCAGCATGGTGTGAAGGATTCGCATCGGAGTT encodes:
- the gloA gene encoding lactoylglutathione lyase, producing MRILHTMLRVGDLDRSIKFYTEVLGMRLLRRNDYPDGKFTLAFIGYQDESEGAVIELTHNWGVESYELGTGYGHIALEVEDAYAACAEIKARGGVVTREAGPMKHGTTVIAFVQDPDGYKVELIQRKS